Proteins encoded together in one Neisseria lactamica window:
- a CDS encoding TM2 domain-containing protein, with protein sequence MTTENQNNASITNTSSAGNGISKRLVAALLAIFLGCLGAHKFYLGINKVGLIYLLVSILGSFLLIPILVISVLSLIDGIKYLM encoded by the coding sequence ATGACGACTGAAAACCAAAACAATGCCTCCATCACAAATACATCTAGTGCCGGTAATGGCATCAGCAAACGCTTGGTGGCGGCCTTGTTAGCCATATTTTTGGGTTGCTTAGGCGCACATAAGTTTTATTTGGGTATTAATAAGGTAGGTTTGATCTATCTACTGGTCAGCATACTGGGATCTTTTTTGTTAATCCCAATACTCGTGATCAGCGTGTTAAGCCTGATTGACGGCATCAAATACCTGATGTAG
- a CDS encoding helix-turn-helix domain-containing protein, translating to MKRMRPSLYSPEMAWLRQTLVGRRLELNLTQKMLAERMGVILSFIGKVETGERRLDIAEFVRYCQALELNPSLVLEEFCAKLEKQHPPMMM from the coding sequence ATGAAAAGAATGCGTCCCTCCCTTTATTCCCCCGAAATGGCATGGCTGCGGCAAACCTTAGTCGGCCGCCGTTTGGAGCTGAATTTAACCCAAAAAATGTTGGCAGAACGCATGGGGGTCATTTTGTCGTTTATCGGGAAGGTTGAAACGGGTGAGCGGCGCTTAGACATTGCCGAGTTTGTGAGATACTGCCAAGCACTGGAGCTGAACCCCAGCCTTGTACTGGAAGAGTTCTGTGCCAAACTGGAAAAGCAACACCCGCCTATGATGATGTAG
- a CDS encoding AAA family ATPase, with the protein MAFSNDIRVDAIVATHEETQAMFAPVESNTLNHHDSDGSSRSNRRGIEDQPADTFPTICLVDEEQQPSLRQLITRCGQQKEGYTHKVMLQKLMNPKKLVLFKNIEYALEKLDSLAQKMPNFKEVILDVQAQVVLQGRIGQALVCQPMILVGNPGTGKSHFVSELAVALGLPLFEKSFENVTTGAALSGTSSKWGNGAPGAVVQRMSDSDTANFLFFIDEIKKAVKDERYPSPLNVLHSLWESETARKFHDDFLELPINTAYINWIAAANSLNRIPASILSRATVYHIALPTTEQMHRMIDGFYASYRAEYRMEHCTPAKLNDEVVRALAKESPRDAKKRLGLALARAFLANSQYAEIKLHHLPLLYSNVSQTEDECVSITGLLH; encoded by the coding sequence ATGGCCTTCTCTAACGATATCCGGGTTGATGCCATTGTAGCCACCCATGAAGAAACACAGGCAATGTTTGCACCAGTTGAATCGAATACATTGAATCATCATGATTCTGATGGTTCTAGTCGGAGCAACCGCCGAGGAATCGAAGATCAGCCAGCTGATACCTTTCCAACAATCTGCTTGGTGGATGAGGAGCAACAACCGTCTCTGCGGCAGTTGATCACGCGATGTGGCCAACAAAAAGAGGGCTATACCCATAAAGTCATGTTGCAAAAATTGATGAATCCAAAGAAGTTGGTTTTATTTAAAAATATTGAGTATGCACTGGAGAAATTGGATTCGTTGGCACAGAAAATGCCGAATTTCAAAGAAGTGATTCTGGATGTGCAGGCACAAGTCGTGCTGCAGGGAAGGATAGGGCAAGCCTTGGTCTGCCAGCCGATGATATTGGTTGGCAATCCGGGAACGGGCAAAAGTCATTTTGTTAGCGAGTTGGCTGTGGCTTTGGGTTTGCCCCTCTTCGAGAAATCGTTTGAAAACGTGACCACCGGTGCGGCCTTAAGCGGGACAAGCAGCAAATGGGGCAACGGCGCACCAGGTGCGGTGGTGCAGAGAATGTCGGATAGCGATACCGCCAATTTCCTATTTTTTATTGATGAAATCAAAAAAGCTGTGAAAGACGAGCGCTATCCTTCCCCTTTAAATGTACTGCACTCGCTGTGGGAATCGGAAACTGCCCGAAAATTTCACGATGATTTCCTAGAACTGCCGATTAATACTGCTTATATCAACTGGATCGCGGCGGCAAACAGTTTGAACCGCATTCCGGCCAGTATCCTGTCTCGGGCAACCGTTTATCACATCGCGTTGCCGACAACGGAACAAATGCACCGGATGATTGATGGTTTTTATGCCTCCTACCGTGCCGAATACCGGATGGAACATTGCACCCCGGCTAAATTGAATGACGAAGTGGTTCGTGCTTTGGCAAAGGAGTCGCCACGTGATGCCAAAAAAAGGCTGGGCCTGGCTCTGGCTCGGGCGTTTTTGGCGAATAGTCAATATGCCGAAATTAAGTTACATCATCTGCCGTTGCTATATAGCAATGTGTCACAGACAGAGGATGAATGCGTATCCATTACCGGGCTGCTACATTAA
- a CDS encoding ATP-binding protein, with amino-acid sequence MYYPRHLQSVLQKLSAQFPAVLLTGARQVGKSTLLQHIAPEYGYLTLDDPLLLDQAKNEPQLFLLNHTPPLIVDEVQYASELFPLLKMDIDRRRQNGLYLLSGSQAFELMQNVSESLAGRIAVLKLNGLSWREMRGDDFQAAFVPDEGYLADRKPVFRLPEHENIWQIIHRGDMPRLYEQPETDWQVYYASYVATYIERDVRQLVNVGSSGDFTRFMIAIAARSGELLNYSSVTQEIGVSVDTVKRWLTVLQTSGIVYLLQPYGNNHLKRAIKTPKVYMLNTGLMAYLTKWLTPETIQNGAKSGQFFETFVVGEIIKSFHNQGQEPPIYFYRDTNQKEIDLLIEHRQMLYPVEIKATANPNKKMAAAFNLLRNTLPANELGIAHGTIINQYPQKIWLAENLVAVPAACV; translated from the coding sequence ATGTATTACCCACGTCACCTGCAATCCGTTCTGCAAAAGCTGTCCGCCCAATTTCCCGCCGTGTTGCTGACCGGTGCGCGGCAAGTCGGCAAATCCACGCTGCTTCAGCACATTGCGCCCGAATACGGATATCTTACCTTAGACGATCCCTTGCTGCTCGACCAAGCCAAAAACGAGCCGCAACTGTTTTTATTGAACCACACGCCGCCGCTGATTGTGGACGAAGTCCAATACGCCTCCGAGCTGTTCCCCCTGCTGAAAATGGATATAGACCGGCGCAGGCAGAACGGCCTGTATCTGCTGTCCGGTTCGCAGGCTTTTGAGTTGATGCAAAATGTCAGCGAAAGCCTGGCCGGGCGTATTGCGGTATTGAAATTAAACGGATTGTCGTGGCGCGAAATGCGCGGCGATGATTTTCAGGCGGCCTTCGTACCGGACGAAGGCTATTTGGCTGACCGGAAACCCGTATTCAGGCTACCTGAACACGAGAATATCTGGCAGATTATCCACCGCGGCGATATGCCGCGCTTATACGAGCAGCCCGAGACCGACTGGCAGGTTTACTATGCCTCGTATGTCGCCACCTATATCGAACGCGACGTGCGCCAATTGGTCAATGTAGGCAGCAGCGGCGATTTCACACGGTTTATGATTGCTATTGCCGCACGCAGCGGGGAGTTATTGAATTACAGCAGCGTGACCCAGGAAATCGGCGTATCGGTGGATACCGTCAAGCGTTGGCTCACCGTGCTGCAAACATCGGGCATCGTCTATCTGCTGCAACCCTACGGCAACAACCACCTCAAACGCGCCATCAAAACCCCGAAAGTCTATATGTTGAACACCGGCCTGATGGCCTACCTGACCAAATGGCTGACACCGGAAACCATTCAAAACGGAGCCAAGAGCGGACAGTTTTTTGAAACCTTCGTGGTGGGCGAAATCATCAAATCCTTCCACAACCAAGGTCAAGAACCGCCGATTTATTTTTACCGCGACACCAATCAAAAAGAAATCGACCTACTGATCGAACATCGGCAGATGCTGTATCCCGTTGAAATCAAAGCCACCGCCAATCCCAATAAAAAAATGGCCGCTGCTTTCAACCTGCTGCGCAACACGCTGCCGGCAAACGAATTGGGCATCGCCCACGGCACGATTATCAACCAGTACCCGCAAAAAATCTGGTTGGCGGAGAATTTGGTTGCCGTGCCTGCGGCCTGTGTTTGA